The following are encoded together in the Streptomyces rapamycinicus NRRL 5491 genome:
- a CDS encoding carboxymuconolactone decarboxylase family protein has product MRPRIDPQDADDFAVTPAGQVYLQEVSRSLNGILADRPPPNVHRTIANHPTLLPAMQPLMSHVAGDILPPRERELIILRTAWRSQASYVWAHHHAAGLFVGLTETEIARAASEDTTGWTPFEAALLKAVDELHTKSAISDSVWKQLAEQYSEEQILELLALAGTYKTLAFILNSCLVPVDTWMERPALLPVDPGQLTSGRHARKRESPPGSDAETWNRRIVLQNDTGLSQLTPSAAHPEPPLHEILVRYPDLMSTAAQAREAGSPLLLIRRNSSDIMPDTDGYSFSATHLFADSTGVPILAEVVEPHDTWNAHSALSKILDYAGSGARHWPLHILQRSLEYTAQLQDTTADDLLAEMGYPVDQGSFLRTIEANLTLGRLRMVIVASQFPPEFNRVISFLGQQLRPAEVYGVELRRFSDGSQAAYIPRVVT; this is encoded by the coding sequence ATGCGGCCCAGGATCGATCCGCAGGACGCGGACGACTTCGCCGTCACACCGGCGGGCCAGGTCTACCTCCAGGAGGTCAGCCGGTCATTGAACGGGATCCTCGCGGACCGGCCGCCGCCGAACGTCCACCGGACCATCGCCAACCACCCGACGCTGCTGCCCGCGATGCAGCCGCTGATGTCGCATGTGGCGGGCGACATCCTCCCGCCGCGCGAGCGCGAGCTCATCATCCTGCGCACGGCGTGGCGTTCACAGGCGTCGTACGTCTGGGCGCATCACCATGCCGCGGGACTCTTCGTCGGGCTGACCGAGACGGAGATCGCCCGCGCCGCCTCGGAGGACACCACCGGCTGGACGCCCTTCGAGGCCGCCCTCCTCAAGGCGGTCGACGAGCTCCACACCAAGTCGGCCATCTCGGACAGCGTCTGGAAGCAGCTCGCCGAGCAGTACAGCGAGGAGCAGATCCTCGAACTGCTGGCCCTCGCCGGAACCTACAAAACCCTGGCGTTCATCCTGAATTCCTGCCTGGTACCGGTCGACACCTGGATGGAGCGTCCGGCGCTGCTGCCGGTGGACCCGGGGCAGCTGACCTCCGGCAGGCACGCCCGCAAGCGCGAGTCGCCGCCGGGATCGGACGCCGAGACATGGAACCGGCGCATCGTGTTGCAGAACGACACCGGGCTCTCCCAGCTCACACCCTCGGCGGCCCACCCCGAGCCACCACTTCATGAGATCCTCGTCCGCTATCCGGACCTGATGTCCACGGCCGCGCAGGCCCGCGAGGCCGGCTCCCCGCTCCTGCTGATCCGCAGGAATTCCTCGGACATCATGCCGGACACGGACGGCTACTCCTTCAGCGCCACCCATCTGTTCGCCGATTCCACGGGTGTCCCGATTCTGGCCGAAGTGGTGGAACCGCACGACACCTGGAACGCGCACAGCGCCCTGTCCAAAATTCTCGACTACGCGGGCAGCGGGGCCCGGCACTGGCCGCTCCACATACTGCAGCGCTCCCTCGAGTACACCGCGCAATTGCAGGACACCACCGCGGACGATTTGCTGGCGGAGATGGGCTATCCGGTCGACCAGGGCTCGTTCCTCCGCACGATCGAGGCGAATCTGACCCTGGGCAGGCTCCGTATGGTCATTGTGGCCAGTCAATTCCCGCCCGAATTCAACCGGGTCATCTCGTTCCTGGGCCAGCAGCTCCGCCCCGCCGAGGTGTACGGCGTCGAACTGCGCCGCTTCTCCGACGGGTCCCAGGCGGCGTACATACCGAGGGTGGTCACCTGA